Part of the Qipengyuania sp. SS22 genome, TCGGTCGCCTTTTCCCGCGTGAGTTCTGCCATCACGATCATGATCGCCCAGACACCAAGTGTGGGCTGGAGTTGCGGGACCTCCGCGCGCGCCACTCCAGCGAATTCGAGCAGGAACGGTAGGAACACGATACTGGCTGCCGTCACTAATGCGTAAAACAGCGTATATTCGGTTGATCCGAGATAGAGGATCATCACCACAACGAAGGCGCTGATAAACAGAAGACCTGCGAAATCGAGTGGCGGAAGGCCCTCGGCGCCGGCGAGGACGAATCCCAAGACCGCGCCAAAAACAATATTTATTCCATTGATATTGGCGCGATACTCGCGCTCGGTAATTCTGAAGCTTAGTGGGATTTTGTACCACTTTGCCATGTTTAGTCCCCTGCGTCCGTGCCGTAGCTGGCGCTTACGAAATACAGGCCATGCGGGGGGGCATTCAATCCCAATTCCTGTCGGTCGCGCGCGGCCAGCGCTTCGGCCATGCGCTCCTCGGGCCAGCGATCCATGCCGACCAGCGCGAGGCAGCCGACCATCGAACGAACCTGATGATGCAGGAAGCTACGCGCTGCGGCATGCACGCGCACTTCCGCGCCCATGGGCGTCGCCACCTGCTCGACATCGAGCCGGTCGAGCGTCTTCACCGGGCTGTCCGACTGGCAATGGACCGAACGGAAAGTGGTGAAATCGTGCAGGCCGACCAGCGCCTGCGCCGCGCGGTGCATGGCCTGCACGTCGAGTTCCTGTGGCACCTGCCACAGGCGGCCGCGTTCCAGCGTCAGCGGCGCGCGGCGGTTGGCGATGCGATAGACATAGGACCGACCGGTGCAGGAAAAGCGCGCATGCCAGTCGTCGGGGACGATCGCGCAATGCGTCACCGCGACGGGATCGGGGCGGAGGTGCGCATTGAGCGCCTCCATCAGGCGGTAAGGCTTGATGTCCTTCTCAACGTCCAGATGGCTGCGCATCGCGATCGCATGCACGCCCGCATCGGTCCGGCCGGCGCTGTGCAGCCGCACCTCCTCGCCCAGCACACGATAGGCCGCTTCCTCGACCGCCTGCTGGACGCTCGGACCGTCCTTCTGTCGCTGGAGGCCGAAAAAGGGGGTCCCGTCGAATTCGAGAGTTAGCGCGAAACGGGTCATCGGCGGACCATTCTCCCTACACCCGTCATTCCCGCGCAGGCGACAATCCAGCTGACGATCGCGGCAGCCGAGAAGGTATCTGGACCCCCGCCTGCGCGGGGGTGACGGACAAGGTCGGCAGTCATTCGAGGATCGTGCTCGGCACCACTGCATTGCCGCGCAGGAAGGTGTCCCGGTCCATCTTCGGCTTGCCCGCGCGTTGCAGTTCGAGCGGACGGATCGCCCCCTCGCTGCATGCGATCCTCAGCCGATCGTCCAGCACTTCTCCGGGTTTGCCCGATCCTTCGACCATCTCGGCGCGCAAGAGTTTCACCCGCTGGCCATCGAGTTCGAACCATGCCCCGGGAAAGGGCGAGAGACCGTGGACATGCCGGACCACCTCCACCGCTGGACGATCCCAGTCGATCCGCGCCTCGGCCTTGTCGATCTTGGCGGCATAGGTCGCATCGGCATCGTCCTGCGAGACCGGCACGTGGATTTTGAGGTCGCGCAAGGTGCCGACCATCAGTTGCGCGCCGAGTTCGGCCAGTTCCCCGGTTAGCTCGCCTGTGGTCTTGTCCTCGATCGGGGTGCGTGCCATCGCCAGCATCGGACCGGTGTCGAGCCCGGCCTCCATCTGCATGATCGTGACGCCGGTCACATTGTCTCCCGCCATCACCGCGCGGTGGATCGGCGCGGCCCCGCGCCAGTGCGGCAGGATCGAGGCATGGACGTTGAGGCAGCCATGCCGCGGTGCATCGAGGATCGGCTGCGGCAGGATCAGCCCGTAGGCGGCCACAATCGCGATATCTGCATCGAGCGCGGCAAATGCCGTCTGCTCCTCTGCCGGTTTCAGTGACTTGGGATGCCGTACCTCGATCCCCAGATCGCTGGCGCGCTGGTGTACCGGGGTGGGGGTCAGTTCGCGCCCGCGCCGGCCGCCGGGGCGGGGCGGCTGGGTATAGACGCAGACCACCTCATGCGCCGCATCGACCAGCGCCTGCAGCGTCGGCACTGCGAAATCGGGCGTTCCCATGAAGATTATGCGCATGACTGGGCTGGTGGCCTTTCTCTGTTCCGCTGCGGCCCCTATCTGTCGCCCCATGGCATCGCAAGAGATCGAAACCCTCGCCGCGGCACTGGCGCGGCTACCCGGCCTCGGACCGCGTAGCGCACGGCGCGCGGTGCTGTGGTTGGTGAAACGGCGCGAAAGCGCGCTGCCCGCACTGCTCGAAGCGCTGGCCACGGTAGGCGAGGCGCTGGTCGAATGCGAGACCTGCGGCAATGTCGACACTACCAACCCCTGCGGTATCTGCGCCGACCCGCGGCGCGATCCGAAGGCGCTCTGCGTGGTCGAGGATGTCGCCGATCTGTGGGCGCTCGACCGCGCCAAGCTGTTCACCGGCAAATATCACGTGCTGGGCGGAAAGCTGTCCGCGCTCGACGGCGTGCGGCCCGAAGACCTCAATATCGCGCAATTGCTGGCACGCGTGGAGGCGGGCGGGGTGGACGAAATCGTGCTCGCCATGAATGCCACCCTCGAAGGACAGACCACCGCGCATTACCTCGCCGAACGGCTGGAGGAATTCCCGGTCCGCATCACGCAGCTCGCGCATGGCCTGCCGGTGGGCGGCGAACTCGACTATCTCGACGAGGGCACGCTGGCGCAGGCGCTGCGGGCAAGAAGGCCGATGGGGTAGGTTTTTGTCGGCAGCGCCTTCGACCTCCTTCGAAGGCTTGCGGCACCGGCCCACTCCCCCACCCGGCCACCCACGGCACGGTATCTTATGGGTGGCCGGGTGGGGGAGTGGGCCGGTGCCGCCCCAAGCGAAGCGCGGAGGCGCTTCCTGCACGCAACGAACAATTGAAGAATCCGCATAGCGCGACTATCTGGCAACCCATGGCTATCCGTGAAATCCTCGAAGTGCCGGATCCCCGGCTCAAGACCGTGTCCGAACCCGTCACCGAATTCGGCGACGAGCTGAACGAGCTCGTCGCCGACATGTTCGAAACCATGTATGCCGCGCCCGGCATCGGCCTTGCCGCGATCCAGGTCGGCGTGCCCCAGCGCGTGCTGGTGATCGACCTTCAGCCCGAGGATACCGAAGCCGAGCCCGAGCCGTGCGATCACGACGGGCACGAGCATGTGCACTATCCGACGATCAAGGAACCAAGGGTGTTCGTGAACCCGGTAATCCTCGATCCGGCGGAAGACCTCGCCAGCTATCAGGAAGGCTGCCTGTCGGTCCCCGATATCTTCGCCGATGTTGACCGCCCGGCGACCTGCCGCGTGCGCTATCAGGACCTTGAGGGCGAAACGCATGAAGAGGATATGGAAGGCCTGATGGCCACCTGTATCCAGCACGAGATGGACCATCTCGAAGGCATCCTGTTCATCGACCACCTCAGCCGCCTCAAGCGCAACATGGCGCTCAAGAAGCTGAAAAAGCTGCGCGAAGCGGCTTAATCCCCCGCTGCTCCCCCAACCTTGGCGTCATCCCCGCGAAGGCGGGGATCCAGCTAACTTTGCGTTCTTCCGAGAGGTCAGCTGGGCCCCTGCCTGCGCAGGGGCGACGCATGTGTTGATTGTGGCGATGTGCATCTAGCGTTCCCTCTCCGTTCTGCG contains:
- the fmt gene encoding methionyl-tRNA formyltransferase, giving the protein MRIIFMGTPDFAVPTLQALVDAAHEVVCVYTQPPRPGGRRGRELTPTPVHQRASDLGIEVRHPKSLKPAEEQTAFAALDADIAIVAAYGLILPQPILDAPRHGCLNVHASILPHWRGAAPIHRAVMAGDNVTGVTIMQMEAGLDTGPMLAMARTPIEDKTTGELTGELAELGAQLMVGTLRDLKIHVPVSQDDADATYAAKIDKAEARIDWDRPAVEVVRHVHGLSPFPGAWFELDGQRVKLLRAEMVEGSGKPGEVLDDRLRIACSEGAIRPLELQRAGKPKMDRDTFLRGNAVVPSTILE
- the recR gene encoding recombination mediator RecR produces the protein MASQEIETLAAALARLPGLGPRSARRAVLWLVKRRESALPALLEALATVGEALVECETCGNVDTTNPCGICADPRRDPKALCVVEDVADLWALDRAKLFTGKYHVLGGKLSALDGVRPEDLNIAQLLARVEAGGVDEIVLAMNATLEGQTTAHYLAERLEEFPVRITQLAHGLPVGGELDYLDEGTLAQALRARRPMG
- the truA gene encoding tRNA pseudouridine(38-40) synthase TruA gives rise to the protein MTRFALTLEFDGTPFFGLQRQKDGPSVQQAVEEAAYRVLGEEVRLHSAGRTDAGVHAIAMRSHLDVEKDIKPYRLMEALNAHLRPDPVAVTHCAIVPDDWHARFSCTGRSYVYRIANRRAPLTLERGRLWQVPQELDVQAMHRAAQALVGLHDFTTFRSVHCQSDSPVKTLDRLDVEQVATPMGAEVRVHAAARSFLHHQVRSMVGCLALVGMDRWPEERMAEALAARDRQELGLNAPPHGLYFVSASYGTDAGD
- a CDS encoding peptide deformylase — translated: MAIREILEVPDPRLKTVSEPVTEFGDELNELVADMFETMYAAPGIGLAAIQVGVPQRVLVIDLQPEDTEAEPEPCDHDGHEHVHYPTIKEPRVFVNPVILDPAEDLASYQEGCLSVPDIFADVDRPATCRVRYQDLEGETHEEDMEGLMATCIQHEMDHLEGILFIDHLSRLKRNMALKKLKKLREAA